The stretch of DNA TTTTAAAGGAATTTCACATTGGATAACACACCTTAGCATTTAGAGCCCGCTAAATCCCTTTCCACATATTGCAAAATAATTCACCATATGTAATCACATCATATAAGTGAAGCAGTGAAATTATATTGATCGGATattcaaagtaaaaagtatAATATTTGAGCTAAGGATTTTTCGAATTATTACAAAATCGTTCCGTCTTTTTGTACTTGCATCTATTACtcgattttcaattctttACCATTTCACTGAACTTTAACATTCTTAGAATTGCAACTTACTTCTGCCATTTTGGGGGCAATTCGCCCCTTAATCGCCATTTTTGTAGCCCCCCAAAAGCACTGTTACGAGATCTTTAGAACCTTTGCCtgaattcattcaaagaaaGGAATCCTGTCCCAAGCAACATTTAATATTGTAGTTAGCAAGGACACGCACGATGGCTATCCAAATAATCATATCTTTGTAACTCCAATTTCTTGCTTACCTCCCCTTgttgttttcaatatttatcGAGACTGAAAAAGTGGCTGTTTAAAACTTGCATATTCATTTAGCAAGCAGTGTACGGTTGATATTACTCCATACTTTACATTCCTGAACCCAAAATAAAATGCCATCGTTTTGGCTTCTATCACTTGCAAACTTAATCAGCTTACTTTGAATAACGTCATTGATTGTTGACTCATGTTGTTAGTTCCAGAACTCCATTGTTTGAACTGTTCAATCTTCCTTTGCGCAGTAGGCAAAAGAgttaaaaatgtgaaagatgTGGATCTTCAAGACCCTACAAAGAGAATATTCAATCAACTATCAAGACTTCCATTACAGCGAAGTGAGTATTTTTCTTGGCATAAAGGATAAAAGAAGAAGTCAGCCATTACGACTAAAAACGTCAGAAACCACTTGGCACTATTGCCTTTAGCATAcaacacggacttctagaaatgtggactgtgaacaaaagccaaaatttcccatctcctaaactgttcagTTTATGCCAAATAAGCGCTTCATATGACcgcaagatctggttgaatagatgaacttggccaattttgagcccaaacctatgcttagggaactcaggagatatgtccaaactTATGTAGTAAGCACTAGATaaatttcgaattttcggcctgctcttggtcagctacataagcttttgacaacataactttgaaacgatcaacTTTGCAAGTAaatgacatgaaaatgacctaccttcACTTGACGCGggctacgtttcttattttattactttaatttgaaaagtggctcagaattgcTATCACCAAGAGCAGACCAATTTGGCTTTAAGcttgttcgcagtccatatttctagaagtccgtcgTGCATACACACACGTACTGAAGGTGGTTGAAAGCATCGATAGCACTGGCAAAAAAAAGCGTTTCTTTATTTGACTCGTTCACGCAACGATTTCTACTTGCTCAACAGAAAAAGTGTCTTCACCGAACTTGTCACGATCCCAGGGTATTGACTGCAAAGGGAGATTTGTTTCAATTATGGTTTAGTTGGCAAAGCATTTGAAATGTGAAATGAGCTAAGATGAATTACTTATTAACGGGCTAGTTCGAGTTTACGTCACGATTGGTCAGGATTCATTGCCTCATCCACATGGCATTCCTTCAAGTGTCATTAAATGGCTTCATTCTCCTCATACAACTCGCCAATGGTTGAATGGATGTTCTCCTAATGTATCTAGAACCAGGGTTCGTGAGCATCAGGCCATCCTTATTTCCGTAAACTCGCATTTACAATGCGAAATAAGGTAGCAAGTGGATTATCACGCCCATGGAAGCGCTCATCTAATGACAAGTCTTTCTATTATGTTGCAGCTCATATTTCGTTTTAATCACGCACATGCATGCGGATACTAGAGGCTTGTCTTGCTTCTCCTATCCCCTCCGTTTCGTCCTACTTGAAAATCCATCCTATGTATCGCCTATTGTGAATATACTCAACACAGAATAGGGTAGGTCAAGAGAACATTACAACCAATGGATcgaaatcttgaaattttgaataacTTCTGTCATTTAAAACATGCATGAACTTGCACTTTTCCCCATGCTTCTTCAgctcaaaagtgttccaatttcaaagcagAGGACTTTCCCTATCATCGCGTCAAATGGTGTTCGATCCCAATTTTAAGATGTTCTTATGAGTTGAATTCAGCTTCATAGCAAAAATTGAGACCATCATCATTGGCCCTCTTTTCTGAAGGACTTCCTTGACCTGTTGAAAGGAGCAAGTTGCATCATAGACATCTGAGGTAAGATTTGCCCCTCATCTCTTCCAATTGCATACGCCAACCTTTTCAGTCAGTTTATTGAGGGATCAACGAAGGTACGTTGTTTAAAATTTTCCCCAAGTTCGAGTGACACTCTTTCAAAGCTTCTGGGCCCCTTCCCCAAACCCTCCAAATTCCAAAGGTTCCACACCAGTGTTGATGGTATTCTAAAGCGAACAGCCCTGAACTCAGGCTTTTGAGATGAGCCGTCGGTCATGCCCTGGATTAGCCACTGCGACAACTAACCCGcactcctccacctcctccattCCCAGGGAGGTACTATCTATtgtacgtactcgtatgtCTTCCGAGTATGCCAACAGGCCCGACTGGATGGAGTAGTTGAATTGAACTTGAGCTTGGAGTCCAGGTGTTTGGTGGAACAACCAAGGAAGCAGAGACGGACTAGAACAAGAAggaggatcatcatcatcatcaccatagTCCATGGCTCACAGGTTTTTGGAAGACTCGCCCGAGCTCACACGCACACATGCACCAAACAGCCAAGTTAGTGGTTAAGGACGGAGATCGTCAGGCAGCGCCCTTCGGGCCCCTTCAGCTCCGTTCGTTTGGTTAGGAGGTCCGTACAACTAGCTCCTTCAACCTATTTAGTTGATAAAACGTCGTGATTCATCAACCTATTGCGAAGATCTAAAGtgtgccaaaatatgttttaacgcttaaaaaatcattcaaacaGCCATCACCAAGGTAAGCACGTGTTTGCAATCGTCAAGGGTATTCCTTAAGAATCGTATTGCAGTTAAAAAAAGCGTGGTGCAAATTCGTACATTGATATGACTTGGATTGAATATCTTTGAATGAGAGTCTTAACAAAATTATCCTGGTTTTTCATATCACTATGGAATTTTTGGACTCGCCAGGAACGGAAGGGTTTGATGAAATATGTAACTTTGACGTACCGtattattcatttatttaccACAACGAGTTATTTTTAGTCCTGTTTTGCTCGTATATTGAATCAATATTTCAGAAGTGATCAATTTCCATGAGTCTTCAATGCTACTTGACGGAAAAGAAGATGCCATTTTTGCAAGATTCTTATGACATTCTCCCAGAATAACCATTTAACTATTTCCTACCATGGACCAGGTCGATGATTAATGGATCTATTTCCTAGGCTAATGGCATCCACTGAACTGTCCGAACCACTTGCTCATGATCTGCAGTCTTAGAACTGGAATGGATTCGATTGTACCTTCCTAACTGTAAAACAGATCAAGTCCggaaaaataatgaattttcATGGTTGAATGAAGGGTTGAAACTAATTGTAATTTTAGTTTTGTATACATAAATGAAGGAAGCCATTTCTCAGGCGCCAGCGAACCCAATTATGTGTGGTTTGGACCAAATGAATTTGCCATTTAAAGATAAATTCTTGAGATAGCAAGTAGcatcatcatgaaaaaaacaacaaagcaGTTGAATGTCAGGCATTGCGGGATTACGGGCTAAATCGACAAGATTGCCCTTGTGGTTTAGTTTATTGTTAAAAGTGCACCTTCGTCACTCAATGAAACGGCAGGAGAATCCAaggctcatttttttatgCCATGATTTGAAACAAGATTTGAGCCTAGGTGAGAAATATGgcataaattgaaaatatctgATGCATTCAAAGTCATTGACTGACATCAATTCCACACCCCTTCTTAGGTGATGCCAAAATCTGAGACCGGACGGATTTTAGCTCAAGCCAAGAAAAACCTAGGGTCATGAACGATGATTAGTGGGTAAAGATGAGATGTCATGCCTTCGTGGAGTTTTTGTTCCTCATGAAACGCCAACCATGAAAACATGTTGTCGGCCCCCTCGCACTCAAGTACATTGAACAATTGAATTTAATTTCATGATTAAGTATAAGTACAATAGGGTTAGAGATGAGCTTTAGAATAAGACCATGACATTCAGTTGAGAGGGCTAAAAGTCAGAGAAAATTGGATTCACGTCCAGAATAGACTCAACAAAGTGGCTTCACCCTCTCAATGACGTTTCGACCACATTGGTTGGTTCAAAGTAGTTCACAAGTTCACATTCCTAATATGACTCTGCTTCACCTGTTCACAGTCTCAAAGCGTTGAGAATGACCCATATCGATAACGGGAAATTGACCCATTTTAGTTTTTCCCTCGAACATCTTGGTCTTcctaaaaaaatcatgcaatgatgatgaggatATCCAGACGAGGTAATTTTGGGCAAGCCTCTTCTTCCGTAGGAAATTGGGAGAAACTCGAAATTTGTCGCCGTGTAGTCGGGCATTCAAGGTATTGAAATGTTCGTTTTTTATTGTTCTTCCCATTCCACCTGTGGCAATTGGTGTGGGACGAACTTCTATTTTCTCCTCATATGCCAGGGCTGCCATAGATTTGAATAGGCCAGGCTCCATCTCACTTGTCACAAGATGGAGGACTTCGTCTTGACGGAAACACATCACAGCGTTTTGTTCTGAAGAGGACATCAAAATCTTACAGCTCAAGGAACCTTTCACGACCCTCATTTTATTGCGTCTGAAAGGGAACCCTGCCTTGAGTTAAAAACCAACCGGTATATtcgagaaaggaaagaaaacccATTGCATTCCTCCCAAGTGTAGGTCATGCCCACGTCTTTGCGTTGGTGTTGCTTTGAGTTTTGGGCCAGGAGAGCTTCAGTCCATAACAAGAACCTGAAAGGCTGACCTGAGGCCCAATCCAGCCTGATTGGACTCAGGAAGAAAACGTCGAAAACGAGTTGCCTCACAAGCGTCCTTGTCTCAAGCCAAACCAGAGCCCAGTCTTTAAAAGCCAATCTCAGATCGAAAAAAGATTCAACTTATGttgtacagtacgtacgaCCTTTTCTGGAGCGCagattcactccttcgctttaCAAATTTGGGCTCAGATCTCGTGATAAGAGTGAGTGCCCAACGATCAAAGAAAGGttaatcaaaatttgattggaaatgaatgaattcgCATCCTAATCAAAGCATTATATGCAGTTATCCATGTGGAATTGtttaagaaacattttttgaggCTAAATTATGTCTTATTTTTATTGAATCTTGGTGGGAGTCTATAGCAATCCATCACGTATTTTGGGGTGTTTCCTCGTTCCTTTAAGAGGTACGAGTAGTTTTGAATACGTACACCAAAGCTTGGCTATTGACCAACTACGGACTCATTGGGTTGTGTAAGGATTGCCAGCTGATGTTGCTTACGATTCCTTTGTATTATATTTTCAGACAAGGAAATATTGTTGGAATTCGGTCCATATCCTCATCATTACCTTATGGAGTCTAGTAACCAACGTCATGCGGTATTCCCTCGTAGGAGTTGATAACAACGACACAATCCGTATGAGACAAAAGAAGTGATTGCAACAAATTCACCGCTTCAGCATCTCCTACTGTGCTTGTTGCctgagagcaaaaaaaacgaCAGAACTATTCTCAAGGACGTGCTCAATCCAAACAGTGGACGTAAAGTACGCGCCATGAACATTTTGTTGAGTGCGTTCCTCTTTTTGGGGACAAGTGTTCCTTTCAGCCATGAATACTCCATGGGAGCACCGGACAGTGCATGTATCCGGATGCAACCAGGCCATACCTTTGATCCTCAAACCAGTGAACCTCCGGTTATGCTCACGCTCGAAAAGGATCAAGTGGCCCCGGGTGGTTCCATCAGGCTAAAGTTAGAAGGGCTGAGCGGAGGATCCTTTAAAGGATTCATTATTCAGGCCCGTCAGGTTGGCAATGAGGACAATCAAGTTGGTTCCTTCGAGACCGAGCAGGCCAGCTACATGACTTGTGGCCGAGGAATTCATAACTCGTTAACGCATCAATCCAGCGCTGATAAACAGAGCGTGGAAGCCCTTTGGAAGGCACCACAGGATTTTGAGGGAGAAGTGGTCTTCCGTTACTCGGCTGTGGTGGCCTATGACAAATATTGGGTCCGCATGGAAACGCCACAAGTTCGTGTAACCAGATCAGCTCCTCAAGAGACTACGGAAGCCTCTGAATCTCCGGTCTTTGTTGATGGAATCCAATTTCCAGAGGAGGATCAGCCCACTGAAACCTCCTCATCAACTTCTTTTACAAACTTTGATTCTGGTTTGGAGGACGCTTCACAGAGCAGTGAATCAGAATCCTCAAGAGATACGTTGTTCTCGACTACcgccaccactaccactaccaccaccacaacaactacaaccacCACCCCGGAATTGACAACCGAAACTTCGAGCCTCGAAAGTGATaacccaattttcattggctGTGGAAGTTCCAAATCGTGCTTCGGAATCCCTCAAGATTGCATTAACACCGGAGGTTGCCAAGCAGTGGTCTCCTACGAGCCTTCGGGAACCGATTGGCTTTTCAAAGTGACCGGAAAGTCAGATGGTTATATCGCTGTGGGTCTTTCCTCTGACGAACGCATGGGTGACGATCTCACTACTGCTTGTTACTACGACCAAGGTCTTGGTGagattcaaattcaatctggAGTGAACAATGGATATAGCAACGAAGTCCTCACTCCACCCCAATTCGCCATACATGACTTTAAAGGGAGCTATGAGGATGGATACATTTCGTGCGAGTATAAGAGACCCTCCACTGTGGAAGTCCCAAAATTGGTCAGAACGTTGGATTTGGGCAAGGACAAGTTTGTGATCTTCTTGGCCGAAGGAGGGTTTGGAAGTGGACAAATCTTCAAGCATCGCTCTAAGGATAAATCAGCCGAGCCGCAAGCTTTGGGCATAGTGTCCAATCTCGAGGCACACTCCAAGCTCTTCATTAAGCTTCATGGATCATTTATGATTGGAGCCTGGATTTTGTCGGCATCAATTGGTATCATCTTGGCAAGATACTTCAAGCAAACGTGGTTAGGTAGTAAATGCTGCAAGGTCGATCAGTGGTTTATCTGGCACAGGTTCTGCATGCTCACTACCTGGGGTCTAACCATTGCGGGATTCATCTTGATCTTCCTGGAATTGGACGGATGGACTGAGATTCCCATATCGGATAATCCTCATGCAGTCCTCGGATGCATCACAACGGGTCTCTGCTTCATGCAACCTCTCATCGCTCTACTCAGATGTCACCCCGAGCACAAACAGAGGCCCATCTTCAACTGGATTCATTGGTTCATTGGTAATGCGGCTCAACTGGTGGGTATTGTTGCTATCTTCTTCGCAGTGGAACTTGACAAAGCTCAGCTCCCAAAGGAAACTGATTACCTCTTGGCAGCCTTCGTGGCTTTCCACTTTTTGATGCACGTGATCTTGTCCATCTTAATGTGCACATCCGATATGAGGAAGGAAAAGCAAGGATATTCAGCTTATCCAATGCGAAGTCTTAACGGCAAAGGCTATCCGGATTATGACGAGGTGAAACGAGACGCTCCGGGTGGAGGCATCAGAAAATTCTTCTTAGTGATCTACATTTTGGTCGATTGCGTCTTGGCAACTGCCCTGATCCTTTTGGTTGTTTATGCACCAATTCGACCCACTTTGGAGGACATCGGAATTCTAAGACCCCAGTGAAAACTCTTTTATCACTTGGTTTGGCATGCCATACACATCAAGTGATGGAACGCTTCCATGCCGGCAAACAAATATCTTCATGGCAAtggcatttgaacaaaaacttgaaatgagtGTGAAAACTGATGACTCGTGACATCGCTAGTGGTCATTTCAAGAAACCTGTGGTGCAACCGAATAAGGAAGGCCTAGAAACTCGCACAATTGTGGTATCACGCATTGTAAATCTTCAAGTGAGCTCCTGactaaaacatatttgtacCATATTGACTGAGATGTAGTTACAGTCTTATCTAATGAACATAAATTTATTAAACACTATATGCGAGATATAATATTATCTGTGATGAATAAAATTTTACAACTCCAGTAGAGACTCGTGGATTATTTTTCCGATAGATGTCAGCACTAAAATACGAAATCGGCGGAGCAACAGAGACACCTATTTTCAGGGGTTATACAAGCAGTTTCCAAAACAAATCCAAGTCTTGGGCAGTTTTAACAAATTCGTGATGTGGACCACCAAGCACTTTCCCTCATTACTAATCAATTCATGTCTCATTCGAGAACAACGACAGTTCCACGCAGTTGTTTGTTATCATGCTAAATTCCTTGACGTGAGGCAGAAAAAATACgacaaatatttcaaggtATTGGGCATTCAAACTGATAGCACTCAAGAGCTGGTTCGGCAAAGATATATTCAACTCGTAAAACAGTTCCATCCAGACACTGGAAAAGATGCGTGCATGGAAAAGTTTTTAGAGGTGGATCAGGTAAGTCATTTATTGACTGTAAATTGGAGCAAACCttcaaagcacatttttttagGCCTACAAGCAGCTACAAATTAAGTTTATGGAAGATCAAGGCGAGGACAAAAGTTACCTGAGTGAATGGGATACTTTTACTCACGAACACTCCGAGgacaaagaagaggaaaagccTTACGACCATCCCGACATTAGGCATACTGCTCCTCAACACAGGTGATTTTCCGGAAGGTACACTTAAGGAATGTCTTCAAtataaaaacttttttcttcttcttattttaGACAATATCTAGATAATGAAGGGTTTGGTTTTGGCACTCCCGGGCAAAGGCAACGCCAATATCAGAAGATCAGGGCCATGAAGGCCGCCGATTCAGTGCTTCAACATCGAGTGGACAAGCTCAGCTCCAAATACGAGACCGCATTGGCCACTCAAGAGAGGGCTCAGACCAAGAAACACATGACTCAGAATGCCATGGAACGCCTGGTGGAAGATCTGATCACAGAGTCCATGTCAAAGGGTGAATTTGATAATCTCCAGGGAAGTGGAAAGCCCCTCAGACATAGGCTCGATTTTAACCCTTACATGGATTTCACTGcccacaaaatgaatgaaatattagTCGAGGGCGGGTTTGCACCGGAATGGATTATGCTGAAGAAAGACATAGCATTAGAAAAAACCAATATACAAGAGCTTCTGACCAAGAAACGGTCAATGCTTGGTCGATATCCCCTTTGTGATGAAGAACAGCGACAATGGGACGAAATCTGCATGAGGATAAAAAACGATGAAGTGAAGCAACTGAATAATAATATAAATAGGTACAATCTAATTGTACCAATGCTCAACGGCCAAATGTTTCATCTGAATTTTGAGGCCGAGGCTCAAAGGATATTGCAAACTTGCATGTGCTTAGAGGATGTTCGGAAGTTGGCCGATGAGCAAAGAAAAGTCGACTTGGGAGACACGACGCCAGTGACAAGTGAAcctttctttcaaaagctAATAAGGCTATTAAGCTCTTATAGGAAAAACCTACACCGTTCTTCTTGACATACCGTATGGATACCATTTTGATCGGATATCATGATATTAAACAAAGCTCTCGTTCTCACGCAATGATTAGCACTTAAATCTCTCAACTTACGCAAATTGCTATACCTTATTCAGACTGGAATCATTCAGGCTAGTTTCAGTACGTCCAACATCTTGATCTTATCTACCTTTTACATTCCTAAATTGAATGTTAAGGCTGCTCTTGCGAATTGACAGACTTTTAGATGTTGGAAATAAAAAGGCGaacaatctaaaaaaaaatccaaacgAAATTATTTGCACCCACTTTTGCGGTCATCATAAAACGACTTCCCATTCTCCCACCACTATCAGTGTGAGGGCCCTTCAGTTCTGATTATTTACAGGTAGTTGCCCATCATCCAAGAGGACTTCTTACAGTCTCTCTCCACCTAGAATAACCTCTCTTACGAGTTCTCAAAAGCACCCCACTGCACTAGATTTCTGGTCGCTTCTGGCTTCAGTTGGCTCTCATGGTTGTGGTATCGTGATTGAGCACAGGTGCGCCCATCCTGCCCAGGGTCGTTATGAAGACAACCCGCTTCCACTTGGCACTAACAACAACCTGGTTCTCCGAGTCTTCCTCGAGTACTTTGGATATTTTAGACCGGTCACTCAAGAAGGACCTATCTGAGCAACAGGCTGAATGAAAGTGCTGCTGATATGGGAAGTTTGAGGCCAAAACTTTCCACCCAAATTCTCTAAAATACGCCATATGAACAGGTTTTTGCTCTATGTCGAAGATGCTTTGTTTGCgttaaaaaattgaactttgaaaccaTTACAAACTGGGGATGAACTCGTTGTTTTGTTAGGGACAAAGCTAAGGAATTGGCAAATAGTGGCAACACTCAAGTAAGGTGCTCGAACCAAGGAGCGTTTGGCTGCACCCGGAGAAACAAGTTGTGGTTGTGGGTATCCCAAATGTTTGTCAAAGGTGCTCATTCAGTTCATCTATCAAATTAAGTGCAATTTTAGACAGAACACACAAACAAGTCTGTAGTGCAATGATGTGAAAACAAACTTCACTCCATGGAACTAAAAATATTCTCTTGTCTGGGCTCATAGGGTAAGATGCCTTTCTAATTACATAGCAGCGCGTAATGCTTGTTCGTTTTGAAGAGGGTTTCTGCCTAGCAATTGTATATTCAATGTACGAAGAAGCATTATCATAAACACTGTTTACTGTTTTATACTTTAACGGCAACACAAACCTCCGGGATCGATTGCGATGATTAAAACAGGATCATCGAAAtcataaaaacaacaacttatctttcaaaactattttccaatcaatttGCATTAAATGACTTTGATTAACAAAGACTGATATCCTGATATACatacttttttttcagaaaatcatgaaatagTAGATTTTCGACATTGGGATGTCAACAGCAATTAAGATGCATCAGAAAGTGGCTTGCCCAAAAAAGTTTTTAGCTTCCTTAATCACGATTTGTTGTGGTAACAAGTTACCAAATTCTGAGGGTTTTGTAGGCTAGCatgttgctttttttgatCGAAGAGTCAAAATTGCAAGGCGGGGATAGATGAGGGTGGCAAAAGGTAGCGAATTTGGTTCGCTATTCGACAATGGTATGGAACAATTGAACTTGTGCAAAGTAGAAAAAGAATGTACTAGTCTTACTCTACCCTCTACGCAGAGTTGCGTAGGACGTTCTCCTCCAGAATGAatttttgataatatttcattttctacatccaattgattatttttgaattcgtAATAATTTGTTTCTCTTAGTTTAGTTAAGTAATTGATCGCAACGATGCAAATAATAATGCTTCCCCTGGACATGGACAAACACAAGGACAGAGTACGTTCAAAACGAAAGAACCATATTAAATGAGTATTTACATACATTTTCCATTTATTGGCAAGCAACTCTAACATGCTAAAAATGCCACAATTAAtggaaattaaaagaaaaccacATACAGCCCAGTCGACTACCATTTTGTACTCTTTGGAGTTATTTTAAAACGATACTTGTTATCCTTTGCAAATCCTTGACATTTCCGTCCAATCTCATTCTCGGGAAAAGGCTGACTGTTGAACAATGGGATTATAAGCAGGATTATCGCCTAATAAAGGTATTCAGCTAACTAATTCCTCCCAGTCATACCTGCCCCCAGTCAAACGTTGCTCGTTCTTGGGACTAACATGTTCTCGAGTTTCCCAAGCCTGCGTGTGTGCCAATCCTATCTTTAAGAAGGATGGAGGGGGTTGATTTTGTTCTGTTCTCCCACCAAACTGCAGTCTCAGCCTGTTGTTATACCAAACAAACTTCAGAACAAACGCCACCCCTCACCCCAACCCTCTTGTCCTTTCCCCTCGCCTTTTGGGAGCACACACTCccttgaatatttttattgTCCATCCAGGCTATAAAGAAGCATTATTTCGCAG from Tigriopus californicus strain San Diego chromosome 3, Tcal_SD_v2.1, whole genome shotgun sequence encodes:
- the LOC131877415 gene encoding putative ferric-chelate reductase 1 homolog; translated protein: MNILLSAFLFLGTSVPFSHEYSMGAPDSACIRMQPGHTFDPQTSEPPVMLTLEKDQVAPGGSIRLKLEGLSGGSFKGFIIQARQVGNEDNQVGSFETEQASYMTCGRGIHNSLTHQSSADKQSVEALWKAPQDFEGEVVFRYSAVVAYDKYWVRMETPQVRVTRSAPQETTEASESPVFVDGIQFPEEDQPTETSSSTSFTNFDSGLEDASQSSESESSRDTLFSTTATTTTTTTTTTTTTTPELTTETSSLESDNPIFIGCGSSKSCFGIPQDCINTGGCQAVVSYEPSGTDWLFKVTGKSDGYIAVGLSSDERMGDDLTTACYYDQGLGEIQIQSGVNNGYSNEVLTPPQFAIHDFKGSYEDGYISCEYKRPSTVEVPKLVRTLDLGKDKFVIFLAEGGFGSGQIFKHRSKDKSAEPQALGIVSNLEAHSKLFIKLHGSFMIGAWILSASIGIILARYFKQTWLGSKCCKVDQWFIWHRFCMLTTWGLTIAGFILIFLELDGWTEIPISDNPHAVLGCITTGLCFMQPLIALLRCHPEHKQRPIFNWIHWFIGNAAQLVGIVAIFFAVELDKAQLPKETDYLLAAFVAFHFLMHVILSILMCTSDMRKEKQGYSAYPMRSLNGKGYPDYDEVKRDAPGGGIRKFFLVIYILVDCVLATALILLVVYAPIRPTLEDIGILRPQ
- the LOC131877418 gene encoding dnaJ homolog subfamily C member 28-like — protein: MWTTKHFPSLLINSCLIREQRQFHAVVCYHAKFLDVRQKKYDKYFKVLGIQTDSTQELVRQRYIQLVKQFHPDTGKDACMEKFLEVDQAYKQLQIKFMEDQGEDKSYLSEWDTFTHEHSEDKEEEKPYDHPDIRHTAPQHRQYLDNEGFGFGTPGQRQRQYQKIRAMKAADSVLQHRVDKLSSKYETALATQERAQTKKHMTQNAMERLVEDLITESMSKGEFDNLQGSGKPLRHRLDFNPYMDFTAHKMNEILVEGGFAPEWIMLKKDIALEKTNIQELLTKKRSMLGRYPLCDEEQRQWDEICMRIKNDEVKQLNNNINRYNLIVPMLNGQMFHLNFEAEAQRILQTCMCLEDVRKLADEQRKVDLGDTTPVTSEPFFQKLIRLLSSYRKNLHRSS